One genomic region from Pseudochaenichthys georgianus chromosome 15, fPseGeo1.2, whole genome shotgun sequence encodes:
- the LOC139435275 gene encoding uncharacterized protein: MPSLDTMLWPGKRTHALELLAEDNYSWKWECHGDMVQKKKVYDKVMLLTRLKEEAVILVHEVKQHWEYMRSVAGKIDHLSSQLSEGITGQSWTNPQPSPSLDAEHFTSAPTTIPSPSLDAEHSTSAPTTIPSPSLDAEHSTSAPTTIPSPSLDAEHSTSAPTTIPSPSLDAEHSTSAPTTVPSPSLDAEHSTSAPTTIPSSSPEDRPSSSTYAVLLPTSPAIQPSTGPATPAAQTKSTAAAKKKQGRF, encoded by the exons ATGCCATCACTGGACACAATGCTGTGGCCGGGGAAGCGGACACACGCCCTCGAGCTCTTGGCTGAGGACAACTACTCCTGGAAATGGGAAT GTCATGGTGATATGGTACagaaaaaaaaggtttacgacaAGGTAATGCTGCTGACCAGACTGAAAGAAGAAGCTGTTATTCTGGTTCATGAAGTCAAACAGCACTGGGAGTACATGAGGAGCGTGGCAGGAAAGATTGATCACCTGTCCTCTCAGCTTTCTGAAGGCATCACTGGACAAA GTTGGACTAACCCACAACCCTCACCCAGTCTGGACGCGGAACACTTCACAAGTGCTCCTACCACCATCCCCTCACCCAGTCTGGACGCGGAACACTCCACAAGTGCTCCTACCACCATCCCCTCACCCAGTCTGGACGCGGAACACTCCACAAGTGCTCCTACCACCATCCCCTCACCCAGTCTGGACGCGGAACACTCCACAAGTGCTCCTACCACCATCCCCTCACCCAGTCTGGACGCGGAACACTCCACAAGTGCTCCTACCACCGTCCCCTCACCCAGTCTGGACGCGGAACACTCCACAAGTGCTCCTACCACCATTCCCTCATCCAGTCCAGAAGACCGACCCTCCAGCAGTACTTATGCAGTCCTGCTCCCTACTAGTCCTGCCATACAACCCTCTACAGGTCCTGCAACTCCAGCAGCACAAACAAAAAGCACTGCAGCAGCAAAAAAGAAACAGGGTAGGTTTTAG
- the LOC139435276 gene encoding general transcription factor II-I repeat domain-containing protein 2B-like: protein MVESAALLCPEKKEAFENIPLSRRTVTRRVEDIAENLEFQLQSKRQRCPNLTGKHVGLLKIMQDKVSELNAEQKLVFIHCIIHQQALCKSVLTLSHVVDVVTTTVTFIRARALNHRQFVSLLEEQESEHGDVRYHTAVRWLSLGKVLKRFWVLKSEIKEFCEMKGKTIPELSDKDWMADLTFAVDVTAMMNALNTQLQGKGLFAHEMHRHVKAFMTTLQLISRQLDSNNLEHMKTLKEVKPSADHRHSVDSAPTDVQLELIDLQSDSLLKEHFKSASLLEFYSALKEENFPNMRRNMLVLFGSTYTCEQTFSVMTFTKSSLFANQSVKLILKGLIKTFPPS, encoded by the exons ATGGTCGAGTCTGCAGCACTGCTATGCCCAGAGAAAAAAGAAGCGTTTGAAAACATCCCGTTATCCCGCCGCACCGTGACGAGAAGGGTGGAGGACATCGCAGAGAATCTGGAGTTTCAGCTGCAAA GTAAACGTCAACGATGTCCGAATTTGACAGGGAAACATGTtgggcttttgaaaataatgcaAGATAAAGTGAGTGAACTCAACGCAGAGCAGAAATTGGTGTTTATACATTGTATTATTCATCAGCAAGCATTGTGCAAGTCAGTGCTAACACTTAGCCATGTGGTTGATGTTGTTACTACAACAGTTACTTTCATCAGAGCGCGAGCATTAAATCACAGGCAGTTTGTTTCACTATTGGAGGAGCAAGAGAGCGAACATGGGGATGTCAGGTACCACACAGCTGTCAGATGGCTCAGCCTGGGCAAAGTGCTAAAAAGGTTTTGGGTTCTGAAATCAGAGATAAAAGAGTTTTGTGAGATGAAAGGCAAAACCATCCCAGAGCTGTCTGATAAGGACTGGATGGCAGATTTAACATTTGCTGTTGATGTGACTGCAATGATGAATGCACTGAACACACAACTGCAGGGCAAGGGCCTTTTTGCTCATGAAATGCATCGCCATGTGAAAGCCTTCATGACAACGTTGCAATTAATTTCAAGGCAACTAGACAGCAACAATCTGGAACACATGAAAACCCTGAAAGAAGTCAAACCATCAGCTGATCACCGGCACAG TGTTGATAGTGCACCCACTGATGTTCAGCTTGAACTCATTGACCTGCAGTCTGATTCACTACTGAAAGAGCACTTTAAGTCAGCATCACTGCTAGAGTTCTACTCTGCTCTCAAGGAGGAGAACTTTCCAAACATGAGGAGAAACATGTTGGTTCTCTTTGGATCTACCTACACATGTGAACAGACATTCTCAGTCATGACGTTTACCAAATCCAG cctgttcgcaaaccagtcagtcaaactcatcctcaaaggtctcattaaaacttttcccccgtcttag